Proteins encoded within one genomic window of Raineyella fluvialis:
- a CDS encoding dihydrofolate reductase family protein encodes MSVRVDLNISLDGFMTTTDQTPDDPMGEDWSRLTEAYVSTKTFRSRVLHDTSGEGTTGVDDRYAEAYFAEVGAEIMGAGMFGLHNFPDDPDWRGWWGDEPPFRTPVFVLTHTPRPSLEMAGGTTFHFLSATPAEALERAVEVAEGKDVRIGGGATVVRDFLQAGLVDHLHVAIAPILLGRGINLWDGMRAWTRATTSWPRPHPVGRST; translated from the coding sequence ATGTCCGTACGGGTTGATCTGAACATCTCACTGGACGGCTTCATGACCACCACCGACCAGACGCCCGACGACCCGATGGGGGAGGACTGGTCCCGCCTGACGGAGGCGTACGTCTCCACGAAGACCTTCCGCAGCCGCGTGCTCCACGACACCAGCGGGGAGGGGACGACCGGGGTTGACGACCGGTACGCAGAGGCCTACTTCGCCGAGGTGGGGGCCGAGATCATGGGCGCCGGGATGTTCGGGCTGCACAACTTCCCGGACGACCCGGACTGGCGCGGCTGGTGGGGCGACGAACCGCCGTTCCGTACGCCCGTGTTCGTCCTCACCCACACGCCGCGGCCCTCGCTCGAGATGGCGGGTGGCACCACCTTCCACTTCCTCTCCGCCACTCCCGCCGAGGCGCTGGAGCGAGCCGTCGAGGTAGCCGAGGGCAAGGACGTACGCATCGGCGGTGGCGCCACGGTCGTGCGTGACTTCCTGCAGGCGGGGCTCGTCGACCACCTCCACGTCGCCATCGCGCCGATCCTGCTCGGGCGCGGCATCAACCTCTGGGACGGCATGCGGGCCTGGACAAGGGCTACGACGTCATGGCCGAGACCGCACCCAGTGGGACGATCCACCTGA
- a CDS encoding dihydrofolate reductase family protein, with product MSVSVDGFINDREGGLGWSVPSEELFRFHLARVREIGVELLGRRLYETMLVWETDPSFPDDEFEAEFAEVWSAIPKVVFSRTLDRVQGNARLATGTVADEVAAALAATDKDVEIGGADLAGQAIELGLVDELRIFRHPIVLGGGTPLLPPVATPIELDLVETRTFSSRVIYERYRRSVRPAS from the coding sequence ATGAGCGTCTCCGTGGACGGGTTCATCAATGACCGAGAGGGCGGACTCGGATGGTCCGTCCCGAGCGAGGAGCTCTTCCGCTTCCACCTCGCGCGCGTACGTGAGATCGGCGTCGAACTGCTGGGCCGCCGGCTCTACGAGACGATGCTGGTGTGGGAGACGGATCCGTCGTTCCCTGACGACGAGTTCGAGGCCGAGTTCGCCGAGGTCTGGAGCGCCATCCCGAAGGTCGTCTTCAGCCGTACGCTCGACCGCGTCCAGGGCAACGCCCGACTCGCCACCGGTACCGTTGCCGACGAGGTCGCGGCGGCGCTTGCCGCGACGGACAAGGACGTCGAGATCGGCGGCGCCGACCTGGCCGGTCAGGCGATCGAGCTCGGCCTGGTCGACGAACTGCGGATCTTCCGCCACCCCATCGTCCTCGGTGGCGGCACGCCCCTGCTGCCCCCGGTCGCTACACCGATCGAGCTGGACCTGGTCGAGACCAGGACGTTCAGCTCCCGGGTGATCTACGAGCGCTACCGGCGCAGTGTCCGCCCTGCCTCGTAG
- a CDS encoding alpha/beta fold hydrolase has product MTTFVLIPGAGGQASFWRRLVPELRSRGHRAIAVDLPAGDDSAGLDAYADAVVRSVDIAGPVTLVAQSLGGMIAPLVCDRLDVEQIILVNAMTPSPGETGADWWATTGQAEAARAYAEQQGRDLASLDDPWETFFHDADAQLLAEAKAGPGQVQSGRPMQDPWPLAAWPSVPTRFLAARDDRLFPLDFQRRVVAERLGLEVEVTPGGHLSSLTQPVAMAELLTEGGPRGDGIEEHSVTADEVAPETKGVTAELLGTVDLGPELDGMEGRRLRLRRFTFEPGAVFGPVHDHKGRPGIVYILQGTITDHRNGVATDYGPGLGWPEDRNTVHWLENKGTVPAVEVSVDIIQEQARPQ; this is encoded by the coding sequence ATGACGACGTTCGTGCTGATTCCCGGAGCAGGTGGTCAGGCCTCGTTCTGGCGCCGACTGGTGCCGGAGCTGCGGTCGCGTGGGCACCGGGCGATCGCCGTGGACCTTCCTGCCGGCGACGACTCCGCCGGTCTGGACGCGTACGCCGACGCCGTCGTACGGTCCGTCGACATTGCCGGCCCGGTGACCCTGGTCGCGCAGTCGTTGGGCGGCATGATCGCGCCGCTGGTCTGTGACCGCCTCGACGTGGAACAGATCATCCTGGTCAACGCCATGACCCCCTCGCCCGGAGAGACCGGCGCCGACTGGTGGGCCACCACCGGGCAGGCCGAGGCTGCCCGAGCGTACGCCGAGCAGCAGGGACGTGACCTCGCGTCGCTTGATGACCCCTGGGAGACGTTCTTCCACGACGCCGATGCGCAGCTGCTGGCGGAGGCCAAGGCCGGGCCGGGGCAGGTGCAATCGGGGCGGCCGATGCAGGATCCCTGGCCGTTGGCGGCGTGGCCGAGCGTGCCGACGCGGTTCCTGGCCGCCCGTGACGATCGCCTGTTCCCGCTGGACTTCCAGCGCCGCGTCGTGGCGGAGCGCCTCGGCCTCGAGGTCGAGGTGACGCCGGGCGGTCATCTCAGCTCCCTCACCCAGCCCGTCGCCATGGCTGAGCTTCTGACCGAAGGTGGCCCTCGTGGGGACGGCATCGAGGAGCACAGCGTGACCGCCGACGAGGTGGCGCCCGAGACCAAGGGCGTCACTGCCGAACTCCTGGGCACCGTCGATCTCGGCCCCGAGCTCGACGGGATGGAAGGCCGGCGACTCCGCCTGCGGCGGTTCACCTTCGAGCCCGGCGCCGTCTTCGGCCCGGTCCACGACCACAAGGGCCGTCCGGGCATCGTGTACATCCTGCAGGGCACGATCACCGATCACCGCAACGGCGTCGCCACCGACTACGGGCCCGGACTGGGCTGGCCCGAGGATCGGAACACGGTCCACTGGCTCGAGAACAAGGGAACCGTCCCCGCGGTGGAGGTTTCGGTCGACATCATCCAGGAGCAGGCCCGTCCCCAGTAA
- a CDS encoding pentapeptide repeat-containing protein, which produces MSAARRGTGGPRQGCPDLGHLPEGDPADLSPGADVSGVDFTDLAVASLDLAGALVTSTRVAALSAKDVDLTGTRLSEVELSRVDLPLVRAALGHWNAVTVNGRWGALEAYEAQWRSVRFVGCKLGFVNVRRAKLAEVEFTDCDIEELDLVDAQVRRLRFSDSRIRHLDVTHATLRDVDLRGAALTSVAGVTELRGTTLTTDQVTFLAPMLAAGLGIRVDP; this is translated from the coding sequence GTGAGCGCTGCGCGACGAGGCACCGGAGGTCCGCGACAAGGGTGTCCCGATCTCGGACATCTCCCGGAGGGCGATCCCGCCGACCTCTCCCCCGGTGCCGACGTCTCCGGGGTCGACTTCACCGACCTGGCCGTTGCGTCCCTCGACCTGGCCGGGGCACTCGTCACGTCGACCCGGGTCGCGGCCCTGTCGGCGAAGGACGTCGACCTGACCGGGACACGACTCTCGGAGGTCGAGCTGAGTCGCGTCGACCTCCCCTTGGTGCGTGCCGCCCTAGGTCACTGGAACGCGGTGACGGTGAACGGCCGCTGGGGAGCCCTGGAGGCGTACGAGGCCCAGTGGAGGTCGGTGCGCTTCGTCGGCTGCAAGCTCGGGTTCGTCAATGTACGTCGAGCCAAGCTGGCCGAGGTGGAGTTCACCGATTGCGACATCGAGGAGCTCGACCTGGTGGACGCGCAGGTGCGGCGACTGCGCTTCTCCGACTCACGCATCCGGCACCTGGACGTCACGCACGCCACTCTGCGTGACGTCGACCTGCGCGGTGCCGCCCTCACCTCGGTCGCCGGGGTGACGGAGCTGCGGGGCACGACCCTGACCACGGACCAGGTCACGTTCCTGGCGCCGATGCTGGCTGCCGGGCTGGGGATCAGGGTCGATCCCTGA
- a CDS encoding DUF1214 domain-containing protein, with protein MSFVNISGEACSFIHPTDVSFYDALAEVVHEEPLDAIDPEIRGLLAAIGIRKDRPFAPDERMQRILAEAASVGNATARTLAFSTRNREGYYYPDSAWQIGWLGDYQFSPGGVLDVDARTYIFYVGWGTSPAMTIKMVGLGSQYAWTCRDSTGRYLDGGNAYRLHLPADVPAKDFWSAIVYDPQTRSMLQTDQRFPSLSSQKPDLAVNADGSVDLWFGPEAPAGREANWVQTIPGKGWWMILRLYGPLESWFDKTWRPGEIELMETEGQANLT; from the coding sequence ATGAGCTTCGTCAACATCTCCGGTGAGGCCTGCAGTTTCATCCATCCCACCGATGTCTCCTTCTACGACGCCCTCGCCGAGGTCGTCCACGAAGAACCGCTGGACGCGATCGACCCCGAGATCCGCGGGCTGCTGGCCGCCATCGGCATCCGCAAGGATCGGCCCTTCGCACCCGACGAGAGGATGCAGCGGATCCTCGCCGAGGCCGCGTCCGTCGGCAACGCAACCGCCCGCACGCTGGCCTTCAGCACCCGCAACCGGGAGGGCTACTACTACCCCGACAGTGCCTGGCAGATCGGCTGGCTCGGCGACTACCAGTTCTCGCCGGGAGGGGTGCTGGACGTCGACGCCCGTACGTACATCTTCTACGTCGGATGGGGCACGAGCCCCGCGATGACGATCAAGATGGTCGGCCTCGGCTCCCAGTACGCCTGGACCTGCCGCGACTCGACCGGCCGCTACCTCGACGGCGGCAACGCCTACCGCCTCCACCTGCCCGCGGACGTCCCGGCCAAGGATTTCTGGTCGGCGATCGTGTACGACCCGCAGACGCGCTCGATGCTGCAGACCGACCAGCGGTTCCCCAGCCTCAGCAGCCAGAAGCCGGACCTCGCCGTCAATGCCGACGGATCGGTCGACCTCTGGTTCGGGCCCGAGGCACCGGCCGGCCGGGAGGCGAACTGGGTCCAGACCATTCCCGGCAAGGGCTGGTGGATGATCCTGCGTCTCTACGGCCCGCTCGAATCGTGGTTCGACAAGACCTGGCGGCCGGGAGAGATCGAGTTGATGGAAACAGAAGGACAGGCAAACCTCACCTGA
- a CDS encoding DUF1254 domain-containing protein, protein MSTYTMTTDIPASITTPDCTETRLGTLRFFDGLPDETTVQAVYDNLDFQRAVQAFLTALPAASLSATRAGIRRFGPDNQTMLITESLMDSHTLLLTANTETIYTFGWLDTKAGPVVIDVPPHALGLIDDFWQRYVGDVGNAGPDRGQGGKYLLLPPDFTGDVPAGYFVLRSRTYGNLLGVRAFVVGGDVQGAADSVKSHLRVYPLAEAADPPATTFVNISGTLVNTIHANDVTFFDEVVPVVEEEPLEATDPEVRGLLAAIGIRKGTPFAPDDRMQRILAEGAAVGNATARALVFSARNPAAFHYPGSAWQLVWIGNDYEFSPGGVLDVDARALFYYMGLGISPAMAVKMVGIGSQYAMAYHDAAGAYLDGGQTYRLHLPGPIPAKDFWSIVVYDPQTRTMLQTDQQFPSLSSQKPDVVADPDGSVDVWFGPEAPAGHETNWIQTIPGKGWFVALRLYGPLEPWFDKTWWPGEIAERT, encoded by the coding sequence ATGAGTACGTACACCATGACCACGGACATCCCCGCCTCCATCACCACTCCGGACTGCACCGAGACGCGGCTGGGGACATTGCGGTTCTTCGACGGGCTACCGGACGAGACGACCGTGCAGGCGGTCTACGACAACCTCGACTTCCAGCGTGCCGTGCAGGCGTTCCTCACCGCGCTGCCGGCGGCCTCGCTCTCCGCGACACGGGCGGGTATCCGCAGGTTCGGTCCGGACAACCAGACGATGCTGATCACCGAGTCGCTGATGGACTCGCACACGCTGCTCCTCACCGCCAACACCGAGACCATCTACACCTTCGGCTGGCTCGACACGAAGGCCGGCCCGGTGGTGATCGACGTGCCGCCGCATGCGCTCGGCCTGATCGACGACTTCTGGCAGCGCTACGTCGGCGATGTGGGCAACGCCGGGCCGGACAGGGGCCAGGGCGGGAAGTACCTGCTCCTCCCGCCCGACTTCACCGGCGACGTGCCGGCGGGCTACTTCGTCCTACGCTCACGTACGTACGGCAACCTGCTCGGTGTCCGCGCTTTTGTCGTCGGCGGCGACGTGCAGGGGGCAGCGGACAGCGTGAAGAGTCACCTGCGCGTCTATCCGCTGGCCGAGGCGGCCGATCCACCCGCCACGACCTTCGTCAATATCTCCGGGACCCTGGTCAACACCATCCACGCCAACGACGTGACGTTCTTCGACGAGGTCGTGCCGGTCGTCGAGGAGGAACCGCTCGAGGCCACCGATCCCGAGGTCCGCGGGCTGCTCGCCGCCATCGGCATCCGAAAGGGCACACCCTTCGCACCGGACGACCGGATGCAGCGCATCTTGGCCGAAGGCGCCGCCGTCGGCAACGCTACCGCGCGAGCACTCGTCTTCAGCGCGCGCAATCCGGCCGCCTTCCACTACCCCGGCAGCGCCTGGCAGCTGGTCTGGATCGGCAACGACTACGAGTTCTCCCCGGGCGGTGTCCTCGACGTCGACGCGCGGGCCCTGTTCTACTACATGGGGCTGGGCATCAGCCCGGCGATGGCGGTGAAGATGGTCGGCATCGGCTCCCAGTACGCCATGGCCTATCACGACGCGGCGGGCGCGTACCTCGACGGCGGGCAGACCTACCGGCTCCACCTGCCGGGGCCGATCCCGGCCAAGGACTTCTGGTCGATCGTCGTCTACGACCCGCAGACCCGGACGATGCTGCAGACCGACCAGCAGTTCCCCAGCCTGAGCAGCCAGAAGCCGGATGTGGTCGCCGATCCCGACGGGTCGGTGGACGTCTGGTTCGGGCCCGAGGCGCCCGCAGGCCACGAGACGAACTGGATCCAGACCATCCCCGGCAAGGGCTGGTTCGTCGCGCTGCGCCTCTACGGGCCCCTCGAACCATGGTTCGACAAGACCTGGTGGCCGGGCGAGATCGCCGAACGGACCTAG
- a CDS encoding YidH family protein, producing MDPRQEENARTTADTNTRLAWMRTRLAVERTMMAWNRTSLSLIGFGFTIYQFLKKVQEASGGGVLRSQSPRNFGLAFIIAGVLGT from the coding sequence GTGGACCCGCGCCAGGAGGAGAACGCCAGGACGACGGCGGACACCAACACCCGCCTCGCCTGGATGCGTACGCGCCTGGCGGTCGAACGCACGATGATGGCGTGGAACCGGACGTCGTTGTCGCTGATCGGTTTTGGCTTCACGATCTACCAGTTCCTGAAGAAGGTCCAGGAGGCGTCCGGCGGTGGCGTCCTGCGGTCCCAGTCACCGCGCAACTTCGGCCTGGCCTTCATCATCGCCGGGGTCCTCGGGACCTGA
- a CDS encoding DUF1269 domain-containing protein — translation MSDTPIYLVAIAYDDEFKADEARILVRRAQDEGISDVIETAVVVLQRNGKKRLTQDIDLEAKSRNVGHWLGIAAALITGIPPLIFVGTAVGEIVGRLTDTGILTSDLKGAARKLQPGTSALFVLAHEAVPRGAMAQRLAPLGGHVMRATLPTALEDELDRILEPTPAPDVTASTS, via the coding sequence ATGTCCGACACACCCATCTACCTGGTGGCCATCGCCTACGACGACGAGTTCAAGGCCGACGAAGCGCGGATCCTGGTGAGGCGCGCGCAGGACGAAGGCATCTCCGACGTGATCGAGACCGCCGTCGTCGTCCTCCAACGCAACGGCAAGAAGCGACTCACCCAGGACATCGACCTCGAAGCGAAGAGCAGGAACGTGGGGCACTGGCTGGGGATCGCCGCCGCACTGATCACGGGCATCCCGCCGCTGATCTTCGTCGGGACCGCCGTCGGGGAGATCGTCGGCCGGCTGACCGACACCGGCATCCTGACCAGCGACCTGAAGGGTGCCGCGAGGAAGCTCCAGCCCGGCACCTCGGCGCTCTTCGTCCTGGCCCACGAGGCGGTCCCGCGAGGCGCGATGGCCCAACGGTTGGCCCCTCTCGGTGGTCATGTCATGCGGGCCACGTTGCCAACGGCACTCGAGGACGAACTCGACCGGATCCTGGAGCCGACGCCGGCGCCGGACGTCACCGCGTCCACTTCGTGA
- a CDS encoding rhodanese-like domain-containing protein, producing the protein MPKTTDIATFAAAYEAGAPVVDVREPYEYEAGHLRGATLIPLGQLGARAGELDKNTTTYLICQVGQRSLRAVEALEAAGYDVINVDGGMSAWAAQGRPIERGPEQRPGA; encoded by the coding sequence ATGCCGAAGACGACTGACATCGCCACCTTCGCCGCTGCGTACGAGGCGGGTGCCCCCGTGGTCGACGTCCGGGAGCCGTACGAGTACGAGGCCGGCCACCTACGTGGCGCGACGCTGATCCCGCTCGGTCAGCTCGGCGCCCGGGCCGGTGAACTCGACAAGAACACCACCACGTACCTGATCTGTCAGGTGGGCCAGCGCTCACTGCGCGCCGTCGAGGCGCTCGAGGCGGCCGGGTACGACGTCATCAACGTCGACGGGGGGATGAGCGCGTGGGCCGCCCAGGGTCGGCCGATCGAGCGGGGACCGGAGCAGCGGCCAGGGGCCTGA
- a CDS encoding APC family permease, with product MPAWAFTALAVLVTTAVNLAGGKSIARAAAAVVIAEVAVLGIVLVGALAVLATSGARQGLAAPFVGVGGFSGTAVIGTVSIAAMAYLGFDAIATFAEESAGGAKAVGKAMLACLVIAGLLFLLQSYVIQLLTPATPAALAADPSSEGTLFYDVIRTQVAPWLATLLAVAKAIGASFAGMMGLAAGSRVVMTMARDDRFPRAFSRVTARTGSPALATTLVTAVTLVLAVWAAYAPDGLDLLASTVSIGALSAFILLHASVIGYFAVRRRSGRRVLHIAVPALAIVVLGVIVVFASRNALLVGAGWFVIGAVAATVQYARGRRRGVAR from the coding sequence GTGCCCGCGTGGGCCTTCACCGCCCTCGCGGTCCTCGTCACCACCGCGGTGAACCTCGCGGGCGGCAAGTCGATCGCCCGGGCGGCCGCAGCCGTCGTCATCGCGGAGGTGGCGGTGCTCGGCATCGTCCTCGTCGGGGCCCTCGCGGTCCTGGCGACATCGGGAGCGCGCCAAGGCCTCGCCGCGCCGTTCGTCGGTGTGGGCGGCTTCTCCGGCACCGCAGTCATCGGCACGGTCTCGATCGCGGCCATGGCCTATCTCGGCTTCGACGCGATCGCGACGTTCGCCGAGGAGTCCGCCGGCGGGGCCAAGGCCGTGGGCAAGGCGATGCTCGCGTGCCTCGTGATCGCCGGACTCCTGTTCCTCCTGCAGAGCTACGTCATCCAACTGCTCACCCCGGCGACTCCCGCAGCTCTCGCCGCGGATCCGTCGTCGGAGGGCACGCTGTTCTACGACGTGATCCGCACCCAGGTCGCGCCGTGGCTCGCCACGCTGCTGGCCGTGGCCAAGGCGATCGGGGCGAGCTTCGCCGGGATGATGGGCCTGGCCGCCGGCTCCCGTGTGGTCATGACCATGGCCCGCGACGACCGCTTCCCCCGCGCCTTCTCCCGCGTCACGGCCCGCACGGGATCTCCCGCGCTCGCGACGACGCTCGTCACCGCGGTCACCCTCGTCCTGGCGGTGTGGGCCGCGTACGCACCCGACGGCCTGGACCTGCTCGCCTCGACCGTCTCGATCGGGGCGCTGAGCGCCTTCATCCTGCTGCACGCCTCGGTCATCGGCTACTTCGCCGTCCGCCGACGCAGTGGCCGGCGCGTCCTCCACATCGCCGTGCCCGCACTGGCGATCGTGGTCCTAGGAGTGATCGTCGTGTTCGCGAGCCGGAACGCCCTCCTCGTCGGGGCCGGGTGGTTCGTGATCGGTGCCGTCGCCGCTACCGTGCAGTACGCCCGCGGCCGGCGGCGCGGCGTCGCCCGCTGA
- a CDS encoding OsmC family protein, translating to MADFYTTTATHTGPEQFSVTNGTTTVTSDASFRPTELLLASLSSCILWTVVDFAERNAIELSGEASVTAAGTMTNRPRRMGEIRVELRLPRA from the coding sequence ATGGCCGACTTCTACACCACCACCGCCACCCACACCGGGCCCGAACAGTTCTCCGTGACCAACGGCACCACCACCGTCACCTCCGATGCGAGTTTCCGCCCGACCGAGTTGCTGCTCGCCTCGCTCAGCTCCTGCATCCTGTGGACCGTGGTGGACTTCGCCGAACGCAACGCGATCGAGCTCTCCGGCGAGGCCAGCGTGACCGCGGCCGGCACCATGACCAACCGGCCGCGGCGCATGGGCGAGATCCGCGTGGAACTCAGGCTCCCGAGGGCCTGA
- a CDS encoding VanZ family protein, whose amino-acid sequence MRSDVSLTAEATRTRRIVWGGLAIIGVAIAAFFPFDVVLRMLLLPLRRGWHGVFGTFNGVVLLAVAALPVAALAVWALARRRKAAGITSPWRTSLAEVGMVYGTVPWVWITLLPGSGAGVVPERVSLVPLRDLLAILASGPLSATMQIGGNLLVFAALGFFAPLRFPRLASIPRVAALVASCSVLVETAQYVLRLDRVSSVDDVLVNTAGAVLAAWASRHWWRAEA is encoded by the coding sequence ATGCGCAGCGACGTCTCACTCACCGCCGAAGCCACCCGGACGCGCAGGATCGTGTGGGGCGGCCTGGCGATCATTGGTGTGGCGATCGCTGCGTTCTTCCCGTTCGACGTGGTGCTGAGGATGCTGTTGCTGCCGTTGCGCAGGGGATGGCACGGGGTGTTCGGCACGTTCAACGGCGTGGTGCTCCTGGCGGTGGCCGCCCTCCCCGTAGCGGCGCTCGCGGTGTGGGCCCTGGCCCGCCGCCGGAAAGCAGCTGGCATCACGTCGCCATGGCGGACGTCGCTGGCGGAGGTCGGCATGGTCTACGGGACGGTGCCGTGGGTCTGGATCACCCTGTTACCCGGCTCCGGGGCCGGCGTCGTCCCGGAGCGGGTGAGCCTGGTCCCGCTGCGGGACCTGCTCGCGATCCTGGCCAGTGGCCCGTTGTCAGCGACGATGCAGATCGGCGGCAACCTGCTCGTGTTCGCGGCGCTGGGGTTCTTCGCCCCGCTGCGCTTCCCGCGGCTGGCATCGATCCCTCGGGTCGCGGCGTTGGTCGCAAGCTGCTCGGTGCTGGTCGAGACCGCGCAGTACGTCCTGCGGCTGGACCGCGTCTCCTCGGTGGACGACGTCCTGGTCAACACCGCCGGTGCCGTGCTGGCCGCGTGGGCGTCGCGCCACTGGTGGCGCGCCGAAGCGTGA
- a CDS encoding TIGR00725 family protein produces MTGSGSGSGTYVAVVGPGHDVSPALLAQAREVGRLLAARGAVVLSGGLGGVMEAASRGAYEAGGITVGLLPGPDRSEANPYLTVALPTGLGEMRNALLVRSGDAVIAVGCSWLSEVALAVRTGVPIVAIECWDLPEDGPLRVGGAAQAVAAVLGD; encoded by the coding sequence ATGACGGGATCGGGATCGGGATCGGGGACGTACGTCGCCGTCGTCGGACCGGGACACGACGTGTCGCCGGCACTCCTGGCGCAGGCCCGCGAGGTCGGACGGCTGCTTGCAGCTCGCGGAGCGGTCGTGCTCTCCGGTGGCCTCGGCGGTGTGATGGAGGCGGCGAGCCGCGGGGCGTACGAGGCCGGCGGCATCACGGTCGGCCTGCTTCCCGGCCCTGACCGCAGCGAAGCGAACCCGTACCTGACCGTGGCCCTGCCGACCGGTCTGGGGGAGATGCGCAACGCGTTGTTGGTGCGCAGTGGTGACGCCGTGATCGCGGTGGGCTGCAGCTGGCTCAGCGAGGTGGCCCTTGCTGTCCGGACCGGCGTGCCGATCGTGGCGATCGAGTGCTGGGACCTCCCGGAGGACGGGCCGTTGCGGGTCGGTGGCGCCGCGCAGGCAGTGGCGGCCGTCCTCGGTGACTGA
- a CDS encoding NADPH-dependent F420 reductase codes for MNIAVLGTGMVGRALAARLHELGHTVVVGTRDPAATSARTGADGMGRPPFSAWQASHGDIGLATFADAASAADLVVNASNGAASMEVLRLAGAANLAGKVLLDVSNPLDFSAGYPPTLFVKDTDSLGETIQRAFPEARVVKALNTVTADLMVDPRSLGASFTVFLSGDDTEAKATVVGLLTDVGHDDVIDLGGIETARGPEMMLPVWLSLARTLGTSLFDFKVVR; via the coding sequence ATGAACATCGCGGTACTCGGCACCGGCATGGTGGGCCGGGCCCTCGCGGCCCGCCTGCACGAGCTCGGCCACACCGTGGTCGTTGGCACCCGTGACCCCGCGGCGACGTCGGCCCGGACCGGGGCCGACGGCATGGGCAGGCCGCCGTTCAGCGCGTGGCAGGCGTCGCACGGCGACATCGGGCTCGCCACGTTCGCCGACGCGGCGTCCGCGGCCGACCTGGTGGTGAATGCCTCCAACGGGGCCGCGTCCATGGAGGTCCTTCGCCTCGCCGGCGCCGCCAACCTGGCCGGCAAGGTGCTCCTCGACGTCTCCAACCCGCTCGACTTCTCCGCCGGCTACCCGCCCACGCTGTTCGTCAAGGACACCGACTCCCTCGGCGAGACCATCCAGCGCGCCTTCCCGGAGGCCCGGGTCGTCAAGGCGCTCAACACCGTCACCGCCGACCTGATGGTCGACCCCCGGTCGCTCGGCGCGTCCTTCACCGTGTTCCTCTCCGGGGACGACACCGAGGCCAAGGCCACAGTCGTGGGGCTGCTGACCGACGTCGGCCACGACGACGTGATCGACCTCGGTGGTATCGAGACTGCCCGGGGCCCGGAGATGATGCTCCCGGTCTGGCTCAGCCTGGCGAGGACCTTGGGCACGAGCCTGTTCGACTTCAAGGTCGTACGCTGA
- a CDS encoding M23 family metallopeptidase, whose protein sequence is MDTRQPIALAYPFRGRCQVRNSPANRVPSHGTDLYATTYAIDFVPVDTRSRSAPYTLRSVLWPEPPEVFVGFGWPVLAPVAGTVVAVHDGESDHDAYRGLPSVRYALTQRERAAAGPTALTGNSVVIEAAPGVLVALCHLRRGSILVALGGRVAVGDAVGACGNSGNSTEPHVHLQAMDHLDPERAKALPISFDGRLPRNGDIVAA, encoded by the coding sequence GTGGACACCCGGCAGCCGATCGCCCTGGCCTACCCGTTCCGTGGCCGGTGCCAGGTCCGCAACAGTCCCGCCAACCGGGTGCCCAGCCACGGCACCGACCTGTACGCCACTACGTATGCCATCGACTTCGTGCCGGTCGACACCCGGAGCCGTTCCGCCCCGTACACGCTGCGATCGGTCCTGTGGCCCGAGCCTCCGGAGGTGTTCGTCGGATTCGGCTGGCCGGTGCTGGCGCCCGTCGCCGGCACGGTTGTCGCCGTCCACGACGGCGAATCCGACCACGACGCCTACCGCGGCCTGCCGTCGGTGCGCTACGCCCTGACCCAACGCGAACGAGCCGCGGCCGGACCCACCGCACTCACCGGCAACTCCGTCGTCATCGAGGCCGCACCCGGCGTGCTCGTCGCCCTGTGTCACCTGCGTCGCGGGAGCATCCTCGTCGCCCTCGGCGGCAGGGTTGCGGTCGGCGACGCGGTCGGTGCCTGCGGCAACTCCGGCAACAGCACCGAACCCCACGTCCACCTCCAGGCCATGGACCACCTCGACCCCGAGCGGGCCAAGGCGCTGCCGATCAGCTTCGACGGACGCCTGCCGCGCAACGGGGACATCGTCGCGGCGTGA